The following proteins come from a genomic window of Pseudomonas sp. J452:
- a CDS encoding valine--tRNA ligase, with amino-acid sequence MDKTYQPHAIETSWYQTWEQNNYFAPQGSGEPYTIMIPPPNVTGSLHMGHGFNNSIMDALIRFRRMQGRNTLWQPGTDHAGIATQMVVERQLAADGIGRHDLGREKFLEKVWEWKEQSGGTITRQIRRLGSSVDWSRERFTMDEGLSEAVKEAFVRLHNDGLIYRGKRLVNWDTKFHTAISDLEVENHDEKGHLWNLRYPLADGNKTADGKDYLIVATTRPETMLGDSAVAVHPEDERYKALIGTFVELPLVGRRIPIIADDYCDPEFGTGCVKITPAHDFNDYEVGKRHNLPLLNIFDKDAQVLAKAQVFNIDGSVNSEIDGSLPAEYAGLDRFVARKQIVAAFEAAGLLESIDDHALKVPKGDRSGTIIEPWLTDQWYVSTKPLAEKAIAVVESGEIQFVPKQYENMYFSWMRDIQDWCISRQLWWGHRIPAWYDDAGNVYVGRDEAEVRAKHNLAGVNLRQDEDVLDTWFSSGLWTFSTLGWPQQTDFLKTFHPTDVLVTGFDIIFFWVARMIMLSTHLTGQIPFKTVYVHGLVRDGQGQKMSKSKGNVLDPLDIVDGITLDELLEKRTTGLMQPKLAEKIAKQTRAEFPDGIAAYGTDALRFTNLALASTGRDIKFDMGRVEGYRNFCNKLWNAANFVLENTDGQDTGVNGEPVELSPVDRWIISALQRTEQDVTRHLDAFRFDLAAQALYEFVWDEYCAWYLELVKPVLWDENAPVERQRGTRRTLIRVLEVVLRLAHPFMPFITEEIWQRIKTQAGVSGDTIMLQAWPVANESRIDAAAEGDIEWVKQLMLGVRQIRGEMKISMAKRIDIIVANASGEDLRRLADFEPLLSKLAKLESVRVLAAGEEAPMSATALVGEMQVLVPMAGLIDKDAELARLDKEIQRLSGEVQRVGGKLSNEGFVAKAPAEVLDKERAKLAEAEQALAKLVEQREKIANL; translated from the coding sequence ATGGACAAGACCTACCAGCCCCACGCCATCGAAACTTCCTGGTACCAGACCTGGGAGCAGAACAACTACTTCGCCCCGCAAGGTTCCGGCGAGCCCTACACCATCATGATCCCGCCGCCGAACGTCACCGGCAGCCTGCACATGGGCCATGGCTTCAACAACTCGATCATGGATGCGCTGATCCGCTTCCGCCGCATGCAGGGCCGCAACACCCTGTGGCAGCCGGGCACCGACCACGCGGGGATCGCCACGCAGATGGTGGTCGAGCGCCAACTGGCCGCCGACGGCATCGGCCGCCACGACCTGGGCCGCGAGAAGTTCCTGGAGAAAGTCTGGGAGTGGAAGGAACAGTCCGGCGGCACCATCACCCGGCAGATCCGTCGCCTGGGCTCCTCGGTGGACTGGTCGCGCGAGCGCTTCACCATGGACGAGGGCCTATCCGAGGCCGTTAAAGAAGCCTTCGTGCGCCTGCACAACGACGGCCTGATCTACCGCGGCAAGCGCCTGGTCAACTGGGACACCAAGTTCCACACCGCCATCTCCGACCTCGAAGTGGAGAACCACGACGAGAAGGGCCACCTGTGGAACCTGCGTTATCCGCTGGCCGACGGCAACAAGACCGCCGACGGCAAGGACTACCTGATCGTCGCCACCACCCGCCCGGAAACCATGCTCGGCGACAGCGCCGTAGCCGTGCACCCGGAAGACGAGCGTTATAAAGCCCTGATCGGCACCTTCGTCGAGCTGCCGCTGGTTGGCCGCCGTATTCCGATCATCGCCGACGATTACTGCGACCCCGAATTCGGCACCGGCTGCGTGAAGATCACCCCGGCCCACGACTTCAACGACTATGAAGTCGGCAAGCGCCACAACCTGCCGCTGCTGAATATCTTCGACAAGGATGCGCAGGTTCTCGCCAAGGCCCAGGTGTTCAACATCGACGGCAGCGTCAACAGCGAGATCGACGGCAGCCTGCCGGCCGAATACGCCGGCCTCGACCGTTTTGTCGCGCGCAAGCAGATCGTTGCCGCCTTCGAGGCTGCCGGCCTGCTGGAAAGCATCGACGACCACGCGCTGAAAGTACCGAAGGGCGACCGCTCCGGCACCATCATCGAGCCGTGGCTGACCGACCAGTGGTACGTCTCCACCAAGCCGCTGGCCGAAAAAGCCATCGCCGTGGTCGAGAGTGGCGAGATCCAGTTCGTGCCCAAGCAGTACGAGAACATGTACTTCAGCTGGATGCGCGACATCCAGGACTGGTGCATCAGCCGTCAGCTCTGGTGGGGCCATCGCATCCCGGCCTGGTACGACGATGCCGGCAACGTCTATGTCGGCCGTGACGAGGCCGAAGTGCGCGCCAAGCACAACCTCGCAGGCGTCAACCTGCGCCAGGACGAAGACGTGCTGGACACCTGGTTCAGCTCCGGCCTGTGGACCTTCTCCACCCTCGGCTGGCCGCAGCAGACCGACTTCCTCAAGACCTTCCACCCCACCGATGTTCTGGTAACGGGCTTCGATATCATCTTCTTCTGGGTCGCCCGGATGATCATGCTGTCCACCCACCTGACCGGGCAGATCCCGTTCAAGACCGTATACGTGCACGGCCTGGTGCGCGACGGCCAGGGCCAGAAGATGTCCAAGTCCAAGGGCAACGTGCTCGACCCGCTGGATATCGTCGATGGCATCACCCTCGACGAGCTGCTGGAAAAGCGCACCACCGGCCTGATGCAACCGAAGCTGGCCGAGAAGATCGCCAAGCAGACCCGCGCCGAGTTCCCCGACGGCATCGCCGCCTACGGCACCGACGCCCTGCGCTTCACCAACCTGGCGCTGGCCTCCACCGGTCGCGACATCAAGTTCGACATGGGCCGCGTCGAGGGCTACCGCAACTTCTGCAACAAGCTGTGGAACGCCGCCAACTTCGTGCTGGAAAACACCGACGGCCAGGACACTGGCGTCAACGGTGAGCCGGTCGAGCTGTCGCCGGTCGACCGCTGGATCATCTCCGCCCTGCAGCGCACCGAGCAGGACGTCACCCGTCACCTCGACGCTTTCCGCTTCGACCTGGCCGCCCAGGCCCTCTATGAATTCGTCTGGGACGAGTACTGCGCCTGGTATTTGGAGCTGGTGAAACCTGTTCTCTGGGACGAAAACGCGCCAGTAGAACGCCAGCGTGGCACCCGCCGCACGCTGATCCGCGTGCTGGAAGTGGTTCTGCGCCTGGCCCACCCGTTCATGCCCTTCATCACCGAAGAAATCTGGCAACGGATCAAGACCCAGGCTGGCGTCAGCGGCGACACCATCATGCTGCAGGCCTGGCCGGTGGCGAACGAGAGCCGCATCGACGCCGCCGCCGAAGGCGACATCGAGTGGGTCAAGCAGCTGATGCTCGGCGTGCGGCAGATCCGTGGCGAGATGAAGATCTCCATGGCCAAGCGCATCGACATCATCGTCGCCAACGCCAGCGGCGAAGACCTGCGCCGCCTGGCCGACTTCGAGCCGCTGCTGAGCAAGCTGGCCAAGCTGGAGTCGGTACGCGTGCTGGCTGCCGGCGAGGAAGCGCCGATGTCCGCCACCGCCCT
- a CDS encoding DNA polymerase III subunit chi, producing the protein MDTPKPPKPDHLLDDLESIRKLLEEQQLEPPLLTDSLDDDLQIPLLSDIIEPGPTVSLPTPPPSATPVPSARATSVPATSLPPQRPASPVTPSPTAAPVAPAKPATAPTAPASSTISSAIQRSVSAQGLGELNRLDGELRAAAQLLLQDVIDDFVPQIEAELKRRLDARLDRLLAQRKP; encoded by the coding sequence ATGGACACCCCGAAACCGCCCAAGCCCGACCACCTGCTGGATGACCTCGAGTCCATCCGCAAGCTGCTGGAAGAGCAACAGCTCGAACCGCCGCTGCTGACTGACAGCCTCGACGATGACCTGCAGATTCCCCTGCTGTCCGACATCATCGAGCCCGGCCCGACCGTAAGCCTGCCCACCCCGCCGCCAAGTGCCACCCCAGTGCCGTCGGCCCGCGCGACCAGCGTCCCTGCGACAAGCCTTCCGCCCCAGCGCCCGGCCTCGCCGGTTACCCCGAGCCCCACAGCTGCCCCTGTAGCGCCGGCCAAACCCGCTACCGCGCCAACCGCACCTGCCAGCTCGACCATCAGCAGCGCCATCCAGCGCAGCGTCAGTGCCCAGGGACTCGGCGAACTGAACCGCCTCGACGGCGAACTGCGTGCCGCCGCCCAACTGCTGCTACAGGACGTGATCGACGATTTCGTGCCGCAGATCGAGGCCGAACTCAAGCGCCGCCTCGACGCCCGCCTCGACCGCCTGCTGGCCCAGCGCAAGCCCTGA
- a CDS encoding DNA polymerase III subunit chi, with product MRIEFYVLSTATPADRQRAACQLALKAWRAGMPVFVRGADQAQCEELDELLWRFKNDSFVPHDLHQHNPQAPVVLGLDEPPATSQGLLINLNPALSPHLQQFSRVIEIVNQEPQLLALCRENFRLYRQKGYDPQRVEL from the coding sequence GTGAGGATCGAGTTCTACGTTCTTTCCACCGCCACCCCGGCAGACCGCCAACGCGCGGCCTGCCAGCTAGCACTGAAAGCCTGGCGCGCCGGCATGCCGGTGTTCGTGCGCGGCGCCGACCAGGCCCAGTGCGAAGAGCTGGACGAACTGTTGTGGCGCTTCAAGAACGACAGCTTCGTGCCCCATGACCTGCACCAGCACAATCCGCAGGCACCGGTGGTACTCGGCCTGGACGAGCCACCGGCGACCAGCCAGGGCCTGCTGATCAACCTCAACCCGGCACTTTCGCCGCATCTGCAGCAGTTCAGCCGGGTCATTGAGATCGTCAACCAGGAGCCGCAATTGCTCGCTCTGTGCCGCGAGAATTTCCGCCTGTACCGGCAGAAAGGCTATGATCCGCAGCGTGTAGAGCTCTGA
- a CDS encoding leucyl aminopeptidase, whose product MEFLVKSTRPETLKTATLVVTLGEGRKLGAAAKAVDEASGGAISTLLKRGDIAGKPGQTLLLHSLPGLKAERVLLLGSGKGELSDRQYRKLVAAAQGALKGLGGTDAVLALGELKIKGRDAYGKARLLVETLADGEYLYDQFKSKKAEPKALKKITLIADKAELADVERGSLHAQAIASGMAFTKDLGNLPPNLCHPSYLAEEAKTLGKAHKNLKVEILDEKKLKELGAGAFLAVGQGSAQPPRMIVMHYQGGQKDEQPYALVGKGVTFDTGGISIKPAAGMDEMKYDMCGAASVFGTLKTVLELQLPINLVCLLACAENMPSGSATRPGDIVTTMSGQTVEILNTDAEGRLVLCDTLTYAQRFKPQAVIDIATLTGACVVALGAHTSGLLGNNDTLIKQLLKAGEHADDRAWQLPLFDEYQEQLDSPFADIANIGGPKAGTITAACFLSRFTKDVHWAHLDIAGTAWISGGKDKGATGRPVPLLTQYLLDRVK is encoded by the coding sequence ATGGAATTCCTCGTCAAAAGCACCCGTCCGGAAACCCTGAAGACCGCCACCCTGGTGGTCACCCTCGGCGAAGGGCGCAAGCTCGGCGCGGCGGCCAAGGCCGTCGATGAGGCCAGCGGTGGCGCTATCAGCACCCTGCTCAAGCGCGGCGACATCGCCGGCAAACCCGGGCAGACCCTGCTGCTGCACAGCCTGCCGGGCCTCAAGGCCGAGCGCGTGCTGCTGCTTGGCAGTGGCAAGGGCGAGCTATCCGACCGCCAGTACCGCAAATTGGTTGCAGCCGCACAGGGCGCACTGAAAGGTCTGGGCGGCACTGATGCCGTGCTGGCCCTCGGCGAACTCAAGATCAAGGGCCGCGATGCCTACGGCAAGGCGCGCCTGCTGGTGGAAACCCTGGCCGACGGCGAGTACCTGTATGACCAGTTCAAGAGCAAGAAGGCCGAACCCAAGGCGCTGAAGAAGATCACCCTGATCGCCGACAAGGCCGAACTGGCCGACGTCGAGCGCGGCAGCCTGCACGCCCAGGCCATCGCCAGCGGCATGGCCTTCACCAAGGACCTCGGCAACCTGCCGCCGAACCTCTGCCACCCCAGCTACCTGGCCGAAGAAGCCAAGACCCTGGGCAAGGCGCACAAGAACCTCAAGGTCGAGATCCTCGACGAGAAGAAACTCAAGGAACTCGGCGCCGGCGCCTTCCTCGCCGTCGGCCAGGGCAGCGCCCAACCGCCGCGCATGATCGTCATGCACTACCAGGGTGGGCAGAAGGATGAACAACCCTATGCCCTGGTCGGCAAGGGCGTCACCTTCGACACCGGCGGCATCAGCATCAAGCCGGCCGCCGGCATGGACGAGATGAAGTACGACATGTGTGGCGCCGCCAGCGTGTTCGGCACCCTCAAGACCGTGCTCGAACTGCAATTACCGATCAACCTGGTGTGCCTGCTGGCCTGCGCCGAGAACATGCCCAGCGGCAGCGCCACCCGCCCCGGCGACATCGTCACCACCATGAGTGGGCAAACCGTGGAAATCCTCAACACCGACGCCGAAGGCCGCCTGGTGCTGTGCGATACCCTGACCTATGCCCAACGCTTCAAGCCGCAGGCGGTGATCGACATCGCCACCCTCACCGGCGCCTGCGTGGTCGCCCTCGGCGCCCACACCTCCGGCCTGCTCGGCAACAACGACACGCTGATCAAGCAACTGCTCAAAGCGGGCGAACACGCCGACGACCGCGCCTGGCAGCTGCCGCTGTTCGACGAATACCAGGAACAGCTGGACAGCCCGTTTGCCGACATCGCCAACATCGGCGGGCCCAAGGCCGGCACCATCACCGCCGCCTGCTTCCTGTCGCGCTTCACCAAGGACGTGCACTGGGCCCACCTGGACATCGCCGGCACCGCCTGGATCAGTGGCGGCAAAGACAAGGGCGCCACCGGTCGCCCGGTACCGCTGCTGACCCAGTACCTGCTGGATCGGGTCAAGTGA
- the lptF gene encoding LPS export ABC transporter permease LptF, which produces MIVFRYLSREVLLTLSAVSAVLLVIIMSGRFIKYLAQAAQGLLDPGVLFMIMGFRLPGFLQLILPLGLFLGILLAYGRLYLDSEMTVLSATGMSNKRLLTYTMAPAALVAVLTGWLSLGLAPQGVAEVTRILNQQDALTEFDTLVPGRFQAMKDGSRVTYTESLSADRAQLSGVFISEKRFSRDKAEKNKERGITVLVAEKGRQVIQADGSRYLILENGYRYDGNPGQADYRAIQYETYGVLLPKPSVSSEISEREAIPTRELLGSDNPRYQAELQWRLSIPLLVFVVVLLAVPLSRVNPRQGRFLKLLPAILLYMAYLALLIGARGQLDKGKIPQDLGLWWVHGLFLLIGLGLFCWTPLQLKLASRRAVKEMAHGQA; this is translated from the coding sequence TTGATCGTCTTCCGCTATCTGTCTCGCGAAGTGCTGCTCACCCTCAGTGCGGTCAGTGCCGTACTGCTGGTGATCATCATGAGCGGGCGCTTCATCAAGTACCTGGCCCAGGCGGCGCAGGGTCTGCTCGACCCCGGCGTGCTGTTCATGATCATGGGCTTCCGTCTGCCCGGATTCCTCCAGCTGATCCTGCCGCTGGGTCTGTTCCTCGGCATCCTGCTGGCCTACGGGCGCCTGTACCTGGACAGCGAGATGACCGTGCTGTCGGCCACCGGCATGAGCAACAAGCGCCTGCTGACCTACACCATGGCGCCGGCGGCGCTGGTGGCCGTGCTGACGGGTTGGCTGAGCCTGGGTCTGGCGCCGCAGGGGGTGGCCGAGGTCACGCGGATCCTCAATCAGCAGGATGCCCTGACCGAGTTCGATACTCTGGTGCCCGGCCGTTTCCAGGCGATGAAGGATGGCTCGCGGGTTACCTACACGGAAAGCCTCTCGGCGGATCGGGCGCAGCTGTCCGGGGTGTTCATTTCCGAGAAGCGCTTCAGCCGCGACAAGGCGGAGAAAAATAAGGAGCGTGGCATCACCGTGCTGGTCGCCGAGAAAGGTCGCCAGGTGATCCAGGCCGATGGCAGCCGCTACCTGATCCTGGAAAATGGCTACCGCTACGATGGCAACCCGGGCCAGGCTGACTACCGGGCGATCCAGTACGAGACCTATGGCGTGCTGTTGCCCAAGCCGTCGGTGAGCAGCGAGATCAGTGAGCGCGAGGCCATTCCTACCCGCGAACTGCTGGGTAGCGACAACCCGCGTTATCAGGCCGAGCTGCAATGGCGCCTGTCGATTCCGCTGCTGGTATTTGTCGTCGTGTTGCTGGCGGTACCGCTGTCGCGAGTCAATCCGCGCCAGGGTCGCTTCCTCAAGCTGCTGCCGGCGATTCTGCTGTACATGGCCTACCTGGCGCTGCTGATCGGTGCCCGTGGCCAGTTGGACAAGGGCAAGATTCCCCAGGATCTGGGGCTGTGGTGGGTGCACGGCCTGTTCCTGTTGATCGGTCTGGGGCTGTTCTGCTGGACGCCTCTGCAACTCAAGCTGGCCAGCCGCCGCGCAGTGAAGGAGATGGCCCATGGTCAGGCTTGA
- the lptG gene encoding LPS export ABC transporter permease LptG, giving the protein MVRLDRYIGTSVFYAILAVLGIIVGLALLFAFIDELGDVGEAYGTFEALVYVLLTLPRRIYEMLPMAALIGCLIGLGSLASNSELTIMRAAGVSVSRIVWAVMKPMLVLMLVGVLIGEYLAPWSENLAQAHRSMAQGGGEAQSSKRGLWHRQGQEYVHINAVQPNGRLYGVTRYQFDDQRHLLSSSFARRALYQGDHWQLEDVKTTHFRERSTEVIDAPIERWDVELNPQLLGTVVMEPDSLSISGLWRYIRYLGEQGLNNGSYWLAFWTKVLQPLVTAALVLMAISFIFGPLRSVTLGQRVFTGVLVGFVFRIAQDLLGPSSLVFGFSPLLAVLVPALICAGAGFVLLRRAA; this is encoded by the coding sequence ATGGTCAGGCTTGATCGTTACATCGGAACCAGCGTGTTCTACGCCATCCTGGCGGTGCTGGGAATCATTGTCGGCCTGGCGCTGCTGTTCGCCTTCATCGACGAACTGGGCGACGTGGGCGAGGCCTATGGCACCTTCGAGGCGTTGGTGTATGTCCTGCTGACCCTGCCGCGGCGTATCTACGAGATGCTGCCGATGGCTGCGCTGATCGGCTGTCTGATTGGTCTGGGCAGCCTGGCCAGCAACAGTGAGCTGACCATCATGCGTGCGGCTGGCGTGTCGGTCAGCCGTATCGTCTGGGCGGTGATGAAGCCGATGCTGGTGCTGATGCTGGTCGGCGTGCTGATCGGCGAATACCTGGCGCCCTGGAGCGAGAACCTGGCCCAGGCCCATCGCTCCATGGCCCAGGGCGGCGGCGAGGCGCAAAGCTCCAAGCGCGGTCTGTGGCATCGCCAGGGCCAGGAATATGTGCACATCAACGCCGTGCAGCCGAATGGTCGGCTGTATGGCGTGACCCGCTATCAGTTCGATGACCAGCGGCACCTGCTTTCCTCGAGCTTTGCCCGCCGTGCCTTGTACCAGGGCGATCACTGGCAGCTGGAAGACGTCAAGACTACGCATTTCCGCGAGCGCAGCACCGAGGTGATCGACGCGCCGATCGAACGCTGGGATGTCGAGCTTAACCCGCAGCTGCTCGGTACCGTGGTGATGGAACCGGACTCTCTGTCGATCAGCGGCCTGTGGCGCTATATCCGCTACCTCGGCGAGCAGGGCCTGAACAATGGCAGCTATTGGCTGGCGTTCTGGACCAAGGTGCTGCAACCGCTGGTGACGGCGGCGCTGGTGCTGATGGCGATTTCCTTCATCTTCGGCCCGCTGCGCTCGGTGACCCTCGGTCAGCGCGTGTTTACCGGTGTGCTGGTGGGTTTCGTGTTCCGCATCGCTCAGGACCTGCTCGGCCCATCGAGCCTGGTATTCGGCTTCTCGCCGCTGCTGGCGGTGCTGGTGCCGGCACTGATCTGTGCCGGGGCGGGCTTCGTGCTGTTGCGCCGCGCGGCCTGA
- a CDS encoding putative bifunctional diguanylate cyclase/phosphodiesterase, translating to MKLELKNSLSLKLLRVVLLSALIVGVVLSCAQIVFDIYKTRQAVASDAQRILGMFRDPSTQAVYSLDREMGMQVIEGLFQHEAVRYAAIGHPNEPMLAERSRELIESTSRWMTDPILGKEQVFSTQLVGKGPYSEYYGDLNITLDTASYGENFLTTSVIIFISGVLRALAMGLVLYLVYHWLLTKPLSKIIEHLTNINPDRPSEHKLPMLRGNEKNELGLWINTANQLLESIERNTHLRREAETSLLRMSQYDFLTGLPNRQQLQQQLDQILEDAGRLQRRVAVLCVGLDDFKGINEQFSYQTGDQLLLALSDRLRSHSGKLGALARLGGDQFALVQADIEQPYEAAELAQSILDSLDTPFSLEQQEVRLRATIGITLFPEDGDSTEKLLQKAEQTMTLAKSRSRNRYQFYIASVDSEMRRRRELEKDLREALGRNELHVVYQPQVDYRDHQVVGVEALLRWQHPQHGFVPPDLFIPLAEQNGTIIAIGEWVLDQSCRQLREWHDQGFTNLRMAVNLSTVQLHHAELPRMVNNLLQVYRLPARSLELEVTETGLMEDITTAAQHLLSLRRAGALIAIDDFGTGYSSLSYLKSLPLDKIKIDRSFVQDVLEDEDDATIVRAIIQLGKSLGMQVIAEGVETTEQEAYIIANGCNEGQGYLYSKPLPAREVTLYLKQARRLNTASNPATL from the coding sequence TTGAAGCTGGAATTGAAAAACAGCCTGTCGCTCAAACTGCTCCGAGTGGTTCTGCTTTCGGCGCTGATCGTTGGCGTGGTGCTCAGCTGTGCACAGATCGTCTTCGACATCTACAAGACTCGCCAGGCCGTGGCCAGCGATGCCCAGCGCATCCTCGGCATGTTCCGCGACCCCTCGACCCAGGCCGTCTACAGCCTGGATCGCGAGATGGGCATGCAGGTCATCGAAGGCCTGTTCCAGCACGAAGCGGTGCGCTACGCCGCCATCGGCCACCCCAACGAACCGATGCTGGCCGAACGCTCGCGCGAGCTGATCGAATCGACCAGCCGCTGGATGACCGATCCGATTCTCGGCAAGGAGCAGGTGTTCAGCACCCAGCTGGTGGGCAAAGGCCCCTACAGCGAGTACTACGGTGACCTCAACATCACCCTCGACACCGCCAGCTACGGCGAGAACTTCCTCACCACCTCGGTGATCATCTTCATCTCCGGCGTGTTGCGCGCCCTGGCCATGGGCCTGGTGCTGTACCTGGTCTACCACTGGCTGCTGACCAAGCCGCTGTCGAAGATCATCGAGCACCTGACCAACATCAATCCGGACCGCCCCAGCGAACACAAGCTGCCCATGCTGCGCGGCAACGAGAAGAACGAACTGGGACTGTGGATCAACACCGCCAACCAGTTGCTGGAATCCATCGAGCGCAACACCCACCTGCGCCGCGAAGCCGAGACCAGCCTGCTGCGCATGTCGCAGTACGACTTCCTCACCGGCCTGCCCAATCGCCAGCAGCTGCAGCAGCAGCTCGACCAGATCCTCGAAGACGCCGGCCGCCTGCAACGCCGCGTCGCGGTGCTGTGCGTCGGCCTGGACGATTTCAAAGGTATCAACGAGCAGTTCAGCTACCAGACCGGCGACCAGTTGCTGCTGGCCCTCTCCGATCGCCTGCGCAGCCACAGCGGCAAACTCGGTGCCCTGGCTCGCCTCGGCGGCGACCAGTTCGCCCTGGTCCAGGCCGATATCGAACAGCCCTATGAAGCCGCCGAACTGGCGCAGAGCATCCTCGACAGCCTGGACACGCCCTTCTCCCTGGAGCAGCAGGAAGTCCGCCTGCGCGCCACCATCGGTATCACCCTGTTCCCGGAAGACGGCGACAGCACCGAGAAGCTGCTGCAGAAAGCCGAACAGACCATGACCCTGGCCAAGAGCCGTTCGCGCAACCGCTACCAGTTCTACATCGCCAGCGTCGACAGCGAGATGCGGCGCCGCCGCGAACTGGAGAAGGACCTGCGCGAGGCCCTCGGGCGCAACGAACTGCATGTGGTGTATCAGCCGCAGGTCGACTACCGCGACCATCAGGTGGTCGGCGTCGAGGCCCTGCTGCGCTGGCAGCACCCGCAACACGGCTTCGTCCCGCCAGACCTGTTCATCCCGCTGGCCGAGCAGAACGGCACCATCATCGCCATCGGCGAATGGGTGCTGGACCAATCCTGCCGCCAGCTGCGCGAATGGCACGATCAGGGCTTCACCAACCTGCGCATGGCAGTCAACCTGTCCACCGTGCAGCTACACCACGCCGAACTGCCACGCATGGTCAACAACCTGCTGCAGGTCTACCGCCTGCCGGCACGCAGCCTGGAGCTGGAAGTCACCGAAACCGGCCTGATGGAAGACATCACCACCGCCGCCCAGCACCTGCTCAGCCTGCGCCGCGCCGGCGCGCTGATCGCCATCGACGACTTCGGTACCGGCTACTCCTCGCTGAGCTACCTGAAGAGCCTGCCGCTGGACAAGATCAAGATCGACCGCAGCTTCGTCCAGGATGTGCTGGAAGACGAAGACGACGCCACCATCGTGCGCGCCATCATCCAGCTGGGTAAGAGCCTGGGCATGCAGGTCATCGCCGAAGGCGTGGAGACCACCGAGCAAGAGGCCTACATCATCGCCAACGGCTGCAACGAGGGTCAGGGCTACCTGTACAGCAAACCGCTGCCGGCCCGCGAAGTCACCCTGTACCTGAAGCAGGCCCGGCGCCTGAATACCGCCAGCAACCCTGCCACGCTGTAA
- a CDS encoding ammonium transporter, with the protein MKIYLLSLCALFFPSLAHAATDVELNSAWVVLASALVFFMQAGFALLESGMSRAKNAVNVMMKNYMDGCVGGIVFWLVGFGLMFGANATGWYGMSHFAPHQGEPWDFTFLLFQMMFAATAATIASGAMAERTRYAAYLVGAVVISGFIYPIFGSWVWSGIYGGQGWLAKMGFIDFAGSTVVHSVGAWCALAGIMVLGPRLGRFAKDGTPRAIPGHNLVLVTLGGFILWLGWFGFNAGSTLAINASIGLIALNTHLAAACGAVGAMLALRTTSSPVLLSTTVNGSLGGLVGITAGCATMLPGFAMLTGLVAGVVVVFGMRLLDRLRLDDVVGAIPVHGLAGVWGTVAAGLFFTGDLFSWARVSVQLIGAGMAFVWAFPLALALYFILAKTIGLRTSTQDEQRGLDYAEHAEIGYPEFNQSLTFDGAELTRRV; encoded by the coding sequence ATGAAGATCTACCTGCTGTCGCTGTGTGCCTTGTTCTTTCCGTCGCTGGCCCATGCCGCTACGGACGTCGAGCTGAATAGTGCCTGGGTGGTGCTGGCCAGTGCCCTGGTGTTCTTCATGCAGGCGGGGTTCGCCCTGCTGGAAAGCGGCATGTCGCGAGCGAAGAATGCCGTCAACGTGATGATGAAGAATTACATGGATGGCTGTGTCGGCGGCATCGTCTTCTGGCTGGTCGGCTTCGGCCTGATGTTCGGTGCCAATGCCACCGGCTGGTATGGCATGAGCCACTTCGCGCCGCATCAGGGCGAACCCTGGGATTTCACCTTCCTGCTGTTCCAGATGATGTTCGCCGCCACGGCCGCGACCATCGCCAGCGGCGCCATGGCCGAGCGCACCCGCTACGCGGCCTATCTGGTCGGCGCGGTGGTGATCAGCGGCTTCATCTACCCGATCTTCGGTAGCTGGGTGTGGAGCGGTATCTATGGCGGCCAGGGTTGGCTGGCGAAGATGGGTTTCATCGACTTTGCCGGCTCCACCGTGGTTCATAGCGTCGGCGCCTGGTGTGCGTTGGCCGGGATCATGGTGCTCGGTCCGCGCCTGGGGCGCTTTGCCAAAGACGGCACGCCGCGGGCGATTCCCGGACACAACCTGGTGCTGGTTACCCTGGGTGGTTTCATCCTCTGGCTCGGCTGGTTCGGCTTCAACGCCGGCAGCACCCTGGCGATCAATGCAAGCATCGGCCTGATCGCCCTCAATACCCACCTGGCCGCGGCCTGCGGTGCGGTGGGGGCGATGCTGGCCCTGCGCACCACATCCAGTCCGGTGCTGTTGAGCACCACGGTAAATGGCTCGCTGGGCGGGCTGGTCGGCATCACCGCCGGTTGCGCGACCATGCTGCCGGGCTTCGCCATGCTCACCGGGCTGGTGGCGGGTGTCGTGGTGGTTTTCGGCATGCGCCTGCTCGATCGCCTGCGCCTCGACGATGTGGTGGGGGCCATCCCGGTGCATGGCTTGGCCGGTGTCTGGGGGACGGTTGCCGCCGGTCTGTTCTTTACCGGCGACCTGTTCAGCTGGGCGCGCGTCAGCGTGCAATTGATCGGCGCCGGCATGGCCTTCGTCTGGGCTTTTCCGCTGGCCCTGGCGCTGTACTTCATCCTGGCCAAGACCATCGGCCTGCGCACCAGCACCCAGGATGAGCAGCGCGGCCTGGACTATGCCGAACATGCTGAAATCGGTTACCCGGAGTTCAACCAGTCGCTGACCTTCGATGGCGCCGAATTGACGCGGAGGGTGTGA